The segment cataCTCTAGTTTTATTCTTTCCCGCCTCCATTTTTCTCTAACACTGTGGGGACCCTAGGGTCTGCATGTCGCCATTTTCTCCCCGCCAGGCGTTCACCTAAACCTAACCTAAATCCTAAGTCCTCCACGTGCAGAACATCAATCGTATTGTGTTAGAAgtgttgagtattttttttcattgaaaaatgacaaacAAGTCACTGAAACGGAaaagggaaatggaaaatgtgaAGCAAGGAATACCTAAGGACGAGGGAGAAGTCCTTCCTGCTAAGAGGTCGTCAGATGAGCCACCAGTTAAAAGGGTTGGTTGTTCATGTCATTTCGATGTCATTATTGGAATATTATTCAGAAGAAGAAAAGATtggaattgagtttttttgttcGATCTAAATTCATCTCTTGAGAGATCGATGGaacattcattaataatgCAACAAAAACAACAGACGAGTGTATAGGATTTCTATGTAATCATACAATTTATTGTAGAGCTTATGATGCAAGTGCGTTGTCCTGATATAAAATCCAAACTGTTGACTTTCTTCCATACTCCTGATAGATACAGCAAGAGAAACGGATAATTGTCAATCGTTTATAACTCGACACCAgtggaatgaaaatatcattgaaatgaaaacaaatttttttatttcaaaaactcAAAACTGAGATCTGATGTATTCAAATTCCGTGGTTCATTCAGCAGATAACGCTGAGCGAACTAAGGTCACTCTGTTTCATCCACCTCTTTACTTCCAGGAAAAATGGACGAACCGACAAAGGGTCTTGGTCTTCGCGTCCAGAGGGATAAATCATCGAGACCGTCACTTGATGGAGGATTTGAAGTCACTCATGCCTCATCATCGAACAGAAGCTAAAATGGAAAGGCAGAAGAACCTCCAGGTGGTGAACGAGATTTGCGAAGCCAAAAATTGTAACAAGgcggttttattcgaagggaggaggaAGAGAGATCTCtacatgtggttttcaaatgtcaAAAGTGGTCCCTCTGCCAAATTTTtggttgagaatagtaagttaatctggcaattccatattgtcttttcaaatttatttcctacttctgtcctaatctttgaatttctattttccaatgaggttttgattttttgcttttttttttttcattttctcattttaattcattaactttttgaaacgttcaaatttatttaaactatcaattttcacagtttacacaatgggagaaatgaaagtgacaggcaattgcctaaagggatcacgtccaattctctccttcgatgagaacttttcaaaaaatcctcactacgccctcctgcgaGAGTTGTtcacccagatatttggtgtgcccaaccaccaccccaaaagcaagcccttcttcgaccacatctacacattcagcgtcctggacaacaggatatacTTCAGAAACTAccagatcctgactgaagatggaggattagCAGAAATAGGTCCcagatttattttaaatccagtgaaaatattcgccgggagtttcgggggagaaaccctctgggacaactacttttacatctctccagcgaagtATCGTCAAGCCGtcaataagaaagctggtggaaagtatATAAATAGACTCGAGCAGAAGACGGCACAGAAGGCgcacaagcctgaggtctcgtatgCGTTTAATCCATTGGATGACATATTTAAATGAGAACCATTGGTGAAGGCCCCACTCCGGGGCAATCCCCGGACGCGCCACTCAACGCCATTTTTATGTCCccaaatagtttttttcaatttttgggtgTAGGATTCGTTTGTTGGAGTCTGACAATCACAAACGATAAAAGTAGTCTGACAATCACCGACTAACGACTGTCAAACGACCTGTCTAAATGACATAGTTAATTGTCATTAATGAGTAGCCAACGGCACACAGCGTCACGCATGGCGTCCCGAGGTACTTGTCGACGGTTTCGGTCAACGAGGAATCGACTTAGTAGAAGTTCACGTCAATATTAGTAATGATCCCGGCGGTGGGAGGCGCCACCGTCGATTCTGGCGGCCGGCGGCGACAGAAAGTTTCATATATAGATAGCGGACGGGTGATTTCCTTCTGCattgtaatgaaaattacaatacaaggatgattttatatcaattatttatttttccatacaAATTATAAACATGTTTTACAAATACTGTACATATACTGAATTCTATTATACTTTTAAACCTCTAAATTAATGATATATCATTTTGCTCCATTCTCATTACCTCTCCGtcacttcaattattttcatttactcaTTAAATCAATTACTTTGATCCTCGCTTCGTTTCATTTACGATGATATAATATACaggtagatttttttgttattcacgAATTTTCCGTCAATATTCTGTTTGAATTTAAGTTTCTCCGTTTCATTAAAACTTTTGCTTTTTCATTAATACTTTATGATCAAGCTCAATTCTTTGATATGGCAGTTCCAGGATatgaggaaaaatatgaagtgaatgaaattgaaatttttaaatttttcggtGTATTTAGTTTCAGCCAATTTGTTAATTACTCCAGGGACAACTTCTGCCCAGTTTCCTTTTATCGAAATGGCATTACACTCtcacaaaatatataataaaaaatacactcAGGTaagcctaaaaaaaaaaaaaaaattaacgcaaGTGGTTTACTATCGTTGGATGCTTcttaaaaaaaggaaacacAAATGTATTACTTTCTTTTCCACGTTGAGATAATCAAAAACCAAAGTTTCttatgatagaaaaaaaaggtgaattGGAACTTGAACAATGTTTCATGGTCGTTAAACATCATTATTTACATAGTTTCTTATTCCTTTTCAATAAAGTCTGACTGCACTATTAGATCGTCTCATGTATACAATTCGAgattgtgatttttcaaaatatttctttttctttcgacTCTAAATTACACTTTTATTTGCATCTCTGTccagttttttaattcaatttcgatATCATCAATATAGAGTGAGAGAGTACTATTTTCTATCTTCACAGAAGACatagataaatatatattttcataaacttttttttcttataaatgtaattcacttatttttttaaatcattaccCATTACTGTTAATAATATTCGTCTCGGTGCTCattcacattttcattttcatgtacttctgccatcgattatcgtcgaattacaatgaaagatggaagatgttttttttatcatcaacattttttatactAATTTTTACAATCGTCTAAATACCAGTGAGAactctaaattttttcaatatatttcatatagacaattttttttcaactccagtGACATTTCAACGATTGTAATTtgaactgaaataattttttaatttttcaaatgattaattttttgtataaaaaatagcTGCACTCAATTGAtacgaaaaatataacaataaCTAAGAAGTACAAAAGCTGACAATTTATCATTCTTCAatcgtaatttaattaattatcgatcaaataaaaattgtcctttCTTATTCAGGCGAATGGAAAACAACCATTGAAGACaaataattgcaataattCACTCTATCATCGTCTGGccctgaataaaaaagaatctaTTTTCTGATTAAAGAGAGATCAAAATACATTGCCACTTGTTTCATAAAAGTTAGTTTACAGTAACAATACAATAATTAATCTTAATGTATTCCTAAAAGTATATGTCCTGATAAGGTTTCCACTTCGAACTATCCTTGTGCTTTTCTACCAGGAGAGCAATAGCCAGGGCGACTTGTGGCATGTTTTGATTAATTGGTCATTCATGATGGAAGATAGTTCTGGAGCAGCAGTCTCAATACTAAAAATGACTTCTCTAGGAATCTCCCATACCAGTTCATTCGCATGATAATCTTTGTCAGCTCTGATCCCAAGGTCCTGCGAAGCCTGCaaattcagtgatgctgacaCCTTCAATTTTCGCTCCATGACTTTGCAACCACTCGACAAACTGCTGTATCGCTGATGCACGTGGTGTTGTTGGCGTTGTCTTCATCTCTTCGAGGCGCTGAATCTTTTCCataaatcgagaaaatttccAGATAACTTTCCCATAGTCTCGTGGTGTATGTAGGATCGTTGCATACTTGAAATTCAACAAATGGTTAATGAGAATAGCAGTACAATGAGCGTGGAGAGCATTGTCACAAGATCTTAGGGATGAGAAACTTTGCCAAGAGATGTAAAAAACTAATAAACTCAAATTTTCTGGGAGACAAGTTTTCTCCATTGATTCATCTAAATGTCTTCGACCTCTCTCAATGATTGAACTATTAAAAATACTGATAGAGTAAACAATTGGCACTTTAGAATAGTCACATCTGAGTAACCTTTCCCAATGCTGATTAACCTCCCTGCGATTAATTTGCTGAATTGTCTTTGCTGATGAAAGATTACTTCGAAGAGACCGATGGCATTTCTTTCTACCCATTTCAGATACAATGGTTAGACTGATTTGTGGATAGATTTTAAGTAGTTGTGAATGAGGAAGGCAACTTTGGTGCTTGGGTGAGAGATGAGCTTTAGGATGttgaatgaggaaatttttaactttttcagGGCTTTCACAAAGGGGGTGTGTTCAGAACCAGAAAATATGTGATAGGGTTTCGGGAAGGTGACATTTACAGAGTGGAGAGTTGACTATATTTTTGCGGAAGAGGCTGTCGTTGAGGTTGAAATGGTTGGATCTCATTCTAGAGATTGAGGAGATTTGGGGTCTGTCAATACCTAAGGAGTGGAACCAGGGGGGTGGGTGAAAACCTTTGTAGAAGTGTTTAAAGTAGAGGGAGCCTTTACGGATGCTTTGGGTTCTGAGGAGTTTGGCGGTTTTGGCTTTCAGGCTCCTCGAGAAAGATTCTCTGAAGTCAGAGTGGGGGATGCAGGTGTTATGAAAGATGCCGTTGGTAGTGGCCTCTTTGGCGTGACGATCAGCTAATTCATTGCCTGGGATTCCCGCGTGGGAGGGAATCCAGATGAGAGAGATGTGGTATCCATTGAGGGAGAGATTTGAGTAGAGTTTGAGGATTTCATAGACTATGTGAGAGGAAGATTTTTGGTTTGAAAGATGGGATAGGGCTGTCAGAACGCTGAGGGAGTCTGAGAGGATAACGGAGCATTCGATTTTAAGGGAATCAATGGTTTGGAGGGAAGTTAATAAGGCTAGGGCTTTCGCTGTAAAAATCGAGGCATAAGAAGTTATCTTGTGTTTGATGACGGTATCTTTAGAGGGGACAACGACTGCAAAGGCCACATAGGAGCCCTCACGTGTTTTCGACCCATCAGTGTAAATTTGAGTGTGGaggtcaaaattgttcttagatAACTCATCAGACAGGGTGGTAGTTATGTTTTTGGCATTCTTTAAAGAATGGCCAATGGAAGTGTTGATTAGAGGCGGGGAATTGATGAGAGAGAACGGAAATTGGTAAGGGTTAGCTAGGGAGTGGGAGTGAATTCGGTGCTTGTGCTGTAAGAGTTTGGTGTACGAGCGGTAAATGGGGAAATCAGTTTTTATGTTATGGATGTTGGAGTTTTTCCTAGAAAGAATCGAGTGTAGGGAGGCGAGCATGTCGAGAGCAGGATGGAGTGATTGGGAGAAACATTTAGCCATATACCTATTCGAAAGTTGGGAAATGACGTAGATTTAGAGGGGGTTCAGCAGCTTCAGCAAGGATAACGTTCGTGGGGGTAGAATTTCTAAGACCAATAGCAAAACGGAGGGCTTTGTATTGAAGCTTGTTGAGTTTGTCGAAGTGAGAGAAGTTTGAGTACCGAAGAATGTGACTGTCATATTCTATGGAGCTCCGAATTAGACCTCTGTAGAAGGTGATGAGATTATTGGGGTGTGCCCGATACCAGGTTTTTCTGAGGGATTTGATGAGTGAAATAACTTTGGTACATTTACTGGTTAAGGCTGAGATGTGAGGGGAGAAGGAGAACCGGAAATCCAAGGTGACCCCAAGAAATTTGGTGGTTTCTTTGGCTTGAATGAGAGTGTCGTTGATAGAGATGTGGTGGTCGGAAGGGATGAAGTGTTTTTTAGAAAAGATGATTAGGTGAGATTTTTCAGGGGAGATTTCAAGGTTTCTGGCAGATTGATGATTGGCTATGGAATTGGTTGCTTCTTCTACAGATTCCAAACAAGAGGAGAGGTTGGAGTTGCGAGAAAAGATTACGAGGTCGTCGGCGAAGGCGATAGATTCAGCCTGGAACTGGTGAAGTTGGGGTAGGAAAGAAGTATAAATGTTAAATA is part of the Diachasmimorpha longicaudata isolate KC_UGA_2023 unplaced genomic scaffold, iyDiaLong2 ctg00000134.1, whole genome shotgun sequence genome and harbors:
- the LOC135171993 gene encoding ribosome biogenesis protein BRX1 homolog codes for the protein MTNKSLKRKREMENVKQGIPKDEGEVLPAKRSSDEPPVKREKWTNRQRVLVFASRGINHRDRHLMEDLKSLMPHHRTEAKMERQKNLQVVNEICEAKNCNKAVLFEGRRKRDLYMWFSNVKSGPSAKFLVENIYTMGEMKVTGNCLKGSRPILSFDENFSKNPHYALLRELFTQIFGVPNHHPKSKPFFDHIYTFSVLDNRIYFRNYQILTEDGGLAEIGPRFILNPVKIFAGSFGGETLWDNYFYISPAKYRQAVNKKAGGKYINRLEQKTAQKAHKPEVSYAFNPLDDIFK